A region of Ursus arctos isolate Adak ecotype North America unplaced genomic scaffold, UrsArc2.0 scaffold_31, whole genome shotgun sequence DNA encodes the following proteins:
- the BAG6 gene encoding large proline-rich protein BAG6 isoform X23, producing the protein MTLVSSFLPSRLPSLTGPPLLELSAMEPGDSTSTTTSMEEPDSLEVLVKTLDSQTRTFIVGAQMNVKEFKEHIAASVSIPSEKQRLIYQGRVLQDDKKLQEYNVGGKVIHLVERAPPQTQLPSGASSGIGSASATHGGGPPPGTRGPGTSVHDRNANSYVMVGTFNLPSEPRVRLVMAQHMIRDIQTLLSRMECRGGPQAQHSQPPPQTPTMAPEPAALSSPTSEAVESEVPPREPMEAEEVEERAPAQSPELTPSGPAPVGPAPAPETNAPNHPSPAEYVEVLQELQRLESRLQPFLQRYYEVLGAAATTDYNNNQEGREEDQRLINLVGESLRLLGNTFVALSDLRCNLACAPPRHLHVVRPMSHYTTPMVLQQAAIPIQINVGTTVTMTGNGTRPPPAANAEAAPPGPGQASSLAPTSATVESSTEGVPPPGPAPPPTTSHPRVIRISHQSVEPVVMMHMNIQDSGTQPGGVPSAPTGPLGPPGHGQTLGSTLIQLPSLPPEFMHAVAHQITHQAMVAAVASAAAGQQVPGFPTAPTRVVIARPTPPQARPSHPGGPPVSGTLQGAGLGTNASLAQMVSGLVGQLLMQPVLVAQGTPGMAPPPAPATASASAGTTNTATTAGPAPGGPAQPPPPQPSAADLQFSQLLGNLLGPAGPGAGGPGMASPTITVAMPGVPAFLQGMTDFLQATQTAPPPPPPPPPPPPAPEQQTMPPPGSPSGGAGSPGGLGLESLSPEFFTSVVQGVLNSLLGSLGARAGSSESIAAFIQRLSGSSNIFEPGADGALGFFGALLSLLCQNFSMVDVVMLLHGHFQPLQRLQPQLRSFFHQHYLGGQEPTPGNIRTATHTLITGLEEYVRESFSLVQVQPGVDIIRTNLEFLQEQFNSIAAHVLHCTDSGFGARLLELCNQGLFECLALNLHCLGGQQMELAAVINGRIRRMSRGVNPSLVSWLTTMMGLRLQVVLEHMPVGPDAILRYVRRVGDPPQPLPEEPMEVQGSERTSPEPQRENASPAPGTTAEEAMSRGPPPPEGGGSREEQDGASAETEPWAAAVPPEWVPIIQQDIQSQRKVKPQPPLSDAYLSGMPAKRRKLRADIQKRLQEDPNYSPQRFPNAHRAFADDP; encoded by the exons AGAGCTGTCGGCCATGGAGCCCGGTGATAGTACCAGTACCACTACCAGTATGGAGGAGCCTGACAGCCTGGAGGTGCTGGTGAAGACCTTGGACTCTCAGACTCGGACCTTTATTGTGGGGGCCCAG ATGAATGTAAAGGAGTTTAAAGAGCACATTGCTGCCTCTGTCAGCATTCCTTCTGAGAAACAACGGCTCATTTACCAGGGACGAGTTCTGCAGGATGATAAGAAGCTCCAGGAATACA atgTTGGGGGAAAGGTTATTCACCTGGTGGAACGGGCTCCTCCTCAGACTCAGCTCCCTTCTGGAGCATCttctgggatagggtctgcctcAGCCACCCATGGTGGAGGACCTCCACCTGGTACTCGGGGGCCTGGGACCTCTGTTCATGACCGGAATGCCAACAGCTATGTCATGGTTGGAACCTTCAACCTTCCT AGTGAGCCCCGAGTCCGGCTGGTGATGGCTCAGCACATGATCAGGGATATACAGACCTTACTATCCCGGATGGAG TGTCGAGGGGGACCCCAAGCACAGCACAGTCAGCCGCCCCCACAGACGCCGACTATGGCCCCGGAGCCTGCAGCCTTGAGCTCTCCGACATCAGAAGCAGTCGAAAGCGAAGTGCCGCCTCGGGAGCCCATGGAGGCAGAAGAAGTGGAGGAGCgtgccccagcccagagcccagaactCACCCCTTCTGGCCCAGCCCCTGTGGGCCCGGCACCTGCCCCAGAGACAAATGCACCCAA CCATCCTTCCCCTGCGGAGTACGTCGAAGTGCTCCAGGAGCTCCAGCGGCTGGAGAGCCGCCTTCAGCCCTTCCTGCAGCGCTACTACGAGGTTCTGGGTGCCGCTGCCACCACGGACTACAACAACAAC CAAGAGGGCCGCGAAGAGGACCAGCGCTTGATCAACTTGGTGGGGGAGAGCCTGCGGCTGCTGGGCAACACCTTCGTGGCCCTTTCTGACCTGCGCTGCAATCTGGCCTGTGCGCCCCCACGACACCTGCACGTGGTCCGGCCCATGTCTCACTACACCACCCCCATGGTGCTTCAGCAGGCAGCCATCCCCATCCAG atcaACGTGGGCACCACTGTGACCATGACGGGGAACGGGACTCGGCCCCCCCCGGCTGCCAATGCGGAGGCAGCTCCCCCTGGTCCTGGGCAGGCCTCGTCCCTGGCTCCCACTTCTGCCACGGTTGAGTCCTCCACCGAGGGGGTTCCTCCGCCAGGGCCGGCTCCCCCCCCGACCACCAGCCACCCGAGGGTCATCCGGATTTCCCACCAGAGCGTGGAACCCGTGGTCATGATGCACATGAACATCCAAG ATTCTGGCACACAGCCCGGTGGAGTTCCGAGTGCTCCCACTGGCCCCCTAGGACCCCCTGGTCATGGCCAGACCCTGG GCTCCACCCTCATCcagctgccctccctgccccctgagtTCATGCACGCCGTCGCCCACCAGATCACTCATCAGGCCATGGTGGCAGCTGTTGCCTCCGCGGCCGCAG GACAGCAGGTGCCAGGCTTCCCGACAGCTCCGACTCGGGTGGTGATCGCCCGGCCCACCCCTCCACAGGCTCGGCCTTCCCATCCTGGAGGGCCTCCTGTCTCGGGTACTCTA CAGGGCGCCGGGCTGGGCACCAATGCCTCTTTGGCCCAGATGGTGAGCGGCCTTGTGGGGCAGCTTCTGATGCAGCCCGTTCTGGTGG CTCAGGGGACCCCAGGAATGGCTCCACCTCCGGCCCCTGCCACTGCTTCAGCCAGTGCCGGCACCACCAACACAGCTACCACAGCCGGCCCCGCTCCCGGGGGGCCCGCCCAGCCTCCACCCCCTCAGCCCTCCGCGGCCGACCTGCAATTCTCTCAGCTCCTGGGGAACCTGCTGGGGCCGGCAGGGCCCGGGGCCGGAGGGCCTGGCATGGCTTCTCCCACCATCACCGTGGCGATGCCTGGCGTCCCCGCCTTTCTGCAGGGCATGACTGACTTTCTGCAG GCAACACAGACGGCGCCTCCGCCCCctccgccgcccccgcccccgcccccggcccccgagCAGCAGACCATGCCCCCACCGGGGTCCCCTTCTGGTGGCGCAGGGAGTCCTGGAGGCCTGGGTCTTGAGAGCCTTTCACCGGAGTTTTTTACCTCCGTGGTGCAGGGTGTGCTGAACTCCCTGCTGGGCTCCCTGGGGGCTCGGGCTGGCAGCAGCGAGAGTATCGCCGCTTTCATACAGCGCCTCAGTGGATCCAGCAACATCTTCGAGCCTGGAGCTGATGGGGCCCTCG GATTCTTTGGGGCTCTGCTCTCTCTTCTGTGCCAGAACTTTTCCATGGTGGACGTGGTGATGCTCCTTCACGGCCATTTCCAGCCACTGCAACGGCTCCAGCCCCAGCTGCGATCCTTTTTCCACCAGCACTACCTGGGCGGCCAAGAGCCCACACCTGGTAACATACGG ACGGCAACGCACACATTGATCACGGGGCTGGAAGAATATGTGCGGGAGAGTTTT TCTTTGGTGCAGGTTCAGCCCGGCGTGGACATCATCCGGACGAACCTGGAATTTCTCCAAGAGCAGTTCAACAGCATTGCTGCGCACGTGCTGCACTGCACAG ACAGTGGATTTGGGGCCCGTTTGTTGGAGTTGTGTAACCAGGGCCTGTTTGAATGCCTGGCCCTCAACCTGCACTGCTTGGGGGGACAGCAGATGGAACTTGCTGCAGTCATCAATGGCCGAATT CGTCGCATGTCTCGTGGGGTGAACCCGTCCTTGGTGAGCTGGCTGACCACTATGATGGGACTGAGGCTTCAGGTGGTTCTGGAGCACATGCCCGTGGGCCCTGATGCCATCCTCAGATACGTTCGCAGGGTCGGTGATCCCCCCCAG CCACTTCCTGAGGAGCCAATGGAAGTTCAGGGATCAGAGAGAACTTCCCCTGAGCCTCAG CGGGAGAATGCTTCCCCGGCCCCGGGCACGACGGCAGAAGAGGCCATGTCCCGAGGGCCACCTCCTCCCGAGGGCGGCGGCTCCCGTGAAGAACAGGATGGAGCTTCGGCTGAGACAGAGCCTTGGGCAGCTGCAGTCCCCCCA GAGTGGGTCCCGATTATCCAGCAGGATATTCAGAGCCAGCGGAAGGTGAAGCCGCAGCCCCCCCTGAGCGACGCCTACCTCAGTGGTATGCCCGCCAAGAGACGTAAG ctccgGGCTGATATACAAAAGCGACTGCAGGAAGACCCCAACTACAGCCCCCAGCGCTTCCCTAATGCCCACCGGGCCTTTGCTGACGATCCCTAG
- the BAG6 gene encoding large proline-rich protein BAG6 isoform X5, translated as MTLVSSFLPSRLPSLTGPPLLELSAMEPGDSTSTTTSMEEPDSLEVLVKTLDSQTRTFIVGAQMNVKEFKEHIAASVSIPSEKQRLIYQGRVLQDDKKLQEYNVGGKVIHLVERAPPQTQLPSGASSGIGSASATHGGGPPPGTRGPGTSVHDRNANSYVMVGTFNLPSEPRVRLVMAQHMIRDIQTLLSRMECRGGPQAQHSQPPPQTPTMAPEPAALSSPTSEAVESEVPPREPMEAEEVEERAPAQSPELTPSGPAPVGPAPAPETNAPNHPSPAEYVEVLQELQRLESRLQPFLQRYYEVLGAAATTDYNNNQEGREEDQRLINLVGESLRLLGNTFVALSDLRCNLACAPPRHLHVVRPMSHYTTPMVLQQAAIPIQINVGTTVTMTGNGTRPPPAANAEAAPPGPGQASSLAPTSATVESSTEGVPPPGPAPPPTTSHPRVIRISHQSVEPVVMMHMNIQGPLSLSPCPDSGTQPGGVPSAPTGPLGPPGHGQTLGSTLIQLPSLPPEFMHAVAHQITHQAMVAAVASAAAGQQVPGFPTAPTRVVIARPTPPQARPSHPGGPPVSGTLQGAGLGTNASLAQMVSGLVGQLLMQPVLVAQGTPGMAPPPAPATASASAGTTNTATTAGPAPGGPAQPPPPQPSAADLQFSQLLGNLLGPAGPGAGGPGMASPTITVAMPGVPAFLQGMTDFLQATQTAPPPPPPPPPPPPAPEQQTMPPPGSPSGGAGSPGGLGLESLSPEFFTSVVQGVLNSLLGSLGARAGSSESIAAFIQRLSGSSNIFEPGADGALGFFGALLSLLCQNFSMVDVVMLLHGHFQPLQRLQPQLRSFFHQHYLGGQEPTPGNIRTATHTLITGLEEYVRESFSLVQVQPGVDIIRTNLEFLQEQFNSIAAHVLHCTDSGFGARLLELCNQGLFECLALNLHCLGGQQMELAAVINGRIRRMSRGVNPSLVSWLTTMMGLRLQVVLEHMPVGPDAILRYVRRVGDPPQPLPEEPMEVQGSERTSPEPQRENASPAPGTTAEEAMSRGPPPPEGGGSREEQDGASAETEPWAAAVPPEWVPIIQQDIQSQRKVKPQPPLSDAYLSGMPAKRRKTMQGEGPQLLLSEAVSRAAKAAGARPLTSPESLSRDLEAPEVQESYRQQLRADIQKRLQEDPNYSPQRFPNAHRAFADDP; from the exons AGAGCTGTCGGCCATGGAGCCCGGTGATAGTACCAGTACCACTACCAGTATGGAGGAGCCTGACAGCCTGGAGGTGCTGGTGAAGACCTTGGACTCTCAGACTCGGACCTTTATTGTGGGGGCCCAG ATGAATGTAAAGGAGTTTAAAGAGCACATTGCTGCCTCTGTCAGCATTCCTTCTGAGAAACAACGGCTCATTTACCAGGGACGAGTTCTGCAGGATGATAAGAAGCTCCAGGAATACA atgTTGGGGGAAAGGTTATTCACCTGGTGGAACGGGCTCCTCCTCAGACTCAGCTCCCTTCTGGAGCATCttctgggatagggtctgcctcAGCCACCCATGGTGGAGGACCTCCACCTGGTACTCGGGGGCCTGGGACCTCTGTTCATGACCGGAATGCCAACAGCTATGTCATGGTTGGAACCTTCAACCTTCCT AGTGAGCCCCGAGTCCGGCTGGTGATGGCTCAGCACATGATCAGGGATATACAGACCTTACTATCCCGGATGGAG TGTCGAGGGGGACCCCAAGCACAGCACAGTCAGCCGCCCCCACAGACGCCGACTATGGCCCCGGAGCCTGCAGCCTTGAGCTCTCCGACATCAGAAGCAGTCGAAAGCGAAGTGCCGCCTCGGGAGCCCATGGAGGCAGAAGAAGTGGAGGAGCgtgccccagcccagagcccagaactCACCCCTTCTGGCCCAGCCCCTGTGGGCCCGGCACCTGCCCCAGAGACAAATGCACCCAA CCATCCTTCCCCTGCGGAGTACGTCGAAGTGCTCCAGGAGCTCCAGCGGCTGGAGAGCCGCCTTCAGCCCTTCCTGCAGCGCTACTACGAGGTTCTGGGTGCCGCTGCCACCACGGACTACAACAACAAC CAAGAGGGCCGCGAAGAGGACCAGCGCTTGATCAACTTGGTGGGGGAGAGCCTGCGGCTGCTGGGCAACACCTTCGTGGCCCTTTCTGACCTGCGCTGCAATCTGGCCTGTGCGCCCCCACGACACCTGCACGTGGTCCGGCCCATGTCTCACTACACCACCCCCATGGTGCTTCAGCAGGCAGCCATCCCCATCCAG atcaACGTGGGCACCACTGTGACCATGACGGGGAACGGGACTCGGCCCCCCCCGGCTGCCAATGCGGAGGCAGCTCCCCCTGGTCCTGGGCAGGCCTCGTCCCTGGCTCCCACTTCTGCCACGGTTGAGTCCTCCACCGAGGGGGTTCCTCCGCCAGGGCCGGCTCCCCCCCCGACCACCAGCCACCCGAGGGTCATCCGGATTTCCCACCAGAGCGTGGAACCCGTGGTCATGATGCACATGAACATCCAAG GgccgctctctctgtctccctgcccaGATTCTGGCACACAGCCCGGTGGAGTTCCGAGTGCTCCCACTGGCCCCCTAGGACCCCCTGGTCATGGCCAGACCCTGG GCTCCACCCTCATCcagctgccctccctgccccctgagtTCATGCACGCCGTCGCCCACCAGATCACTCATCAGGCCATGGTGGCAGCTGTTGCCTCCGCGGCCGCAG GACAGCAGGTGCCAGGCTTCCCGACAGCTCCGACTCGGGTGGTGATCGCCCGGCCCACCCCTCCACAGGCTCGGCCTTCCCATCCTGGAGGGCCTCCTGTCTCGGGTACTCTA CAGGGCGCCGGGCTGGGCACCAATGCCTCTTTGGCCCAGATGGTGAGCGGCCTTGTGGGGCAGCTTCTGATGCAGCCCGTTCTGGTGG CTCAGGGGACCCCAGGAATGGCTCCACCTCCGGCCCCTGCCACTGCTTCAGCCAGTGCCGGCACCACCAACACAGCTACCACAGCCGGCCCCGCTCCCGGGGGGCCCGCCCAGCCTCCACCCCCTCAGCCCTCCGCGGCCGACCTGCAATTCTCTCAGCTCCTGGGGAACCTGCTGGGGCCGGCAGGGCCCGGGGCCGGAGGGCCTGGCATGGCTTCTCCCACCATCACCGTGGCGATGCCTGGCGTCCCCGCCTTTCTGCAGGGCATGACTGACTTTCTGCAG GCAACACAGACGGCGCCTCCGCCCCctccgccgcccccgcccccgcccccggcccccgagCAGCAGACCATGCCCCCACCGGGGTCCCCTTCTGGTGGCGCAGGGAGTCCTGGAGGCCTGGGTCTTGAGAGCCTTTCACCGGAGTTTTTTACCTCCGTGGTGCAGGGTGTGCTGAACTCCCTGCTGGGCTCCCTGGGGGCTCGGGCTGGCAGCAGCGAGAGTATCGCCGCTTTCATACAGCGCCTCAGTGGATCCAGCAACATCTTCGAGCCTGGAGCTGATGGGGCCCTCG GATTCTTTGGGGCTCTGCTCTCTCTTCTGTGCCAGAACTTTTCCATGGTGGACGTGGTGATGCTCCTTCACGGCCATTTCCAGCCACTGCAACGGCTCCAGCCCCAGCTGCGATCCTTTTTCCACCAGCACTACCTGGGCGGCCAAGAGCCCACACCTGGTAACATACGG ACGGCAACGCACACATTGATCACGGGGCTGGAAGAATATGTGCGGGAGAGTTTT TCTTTGGTGCAGGTTCAGCCCGGCGTGGACATCATCCGGACGAACCTGGAATTTCTCCAAGAGCAGTTCAACAGCATTGCTGCGCACGTGCTGCACTGCACAG ACAGTGGATTTGGGGCCCGTTTGTTGGAGTTGTGTAACCAGGGCCTGTTTGAATGCCTGGCCCTCAACCTGCACTGCTTGGGGGGACAGCAGATGGAACTTGCTGCAGTCATCAATGGCCGAATT CGTCGCATGTCTCGTGGGGTGAACCCGTCCTTGGTGAGCTGGCTGACCACTATGATGGGACTGAGGCTTCAGGTGGTTCTGGAGCACATGCCCGTGGGCCCTGATGCCATCCTCAGATACGTTCGCAGGGTCGGTGATCCCCCCCAG CCACTTCCTGAGGAGCCAATGGAAGTTCAGGGATCAGAGAGAACTTCCCCTGAGCCTCAG CGGGAGAATGCTTCCCCGGCCCCGGGCACGACGGCAGAAGAGGCCATGTCCCGAGGGCCACCTCCTCCCGAGGGCGGCGGCTCCCGTGAAGAACAGGATGGAGCTTCGGCTGAGACAGAGCCTTGGGCAGCTGCAGTCCCCCCA GAGTGGGTCCCGATTATCCAGCAGGATATTCAGAGCCAGCGGAAGGTGAAGCCGCAGCCCCCCCTGAGCGACGCCTACCTCAGTGGTATGCCCGCCAAGAGACGTAAG ACGATGCAGGGTGAGGGCCCCCAGCTGCTGCTCTCAGAGGCCGTGAGCCGGGCAGCTAAGGCAGCCGGAGCTCGGCCCCTGACGAGCCCCGAGAGCCTGAGCCGGGACCTGGAGGCACCAGAGGTTCAGGAGAGCTACAGGCAGCAG ctccgGGCTGATATACAAAAGCGACTGCAGGAAGACCCCAACTACAGCCCCCAGCGCTTCCCTAATGCCCACCGGGCCTTTGCTGACGATCCCTAG
- the BAG6 gene encoding large proline-rich protein BAG6 isoform X13, whose translation MTLVSSFLPSRLPSLTGPPLLELSAMEPGDSTSTTTSMEEPDSLEVLVKTLDSQTRTFIVGAQMNVKEFKEHIAASVSIPSEKQRLIYQGRVLQDDKKLQEYNVGGKVIHLVERAPPQTQLPSGASSGIGSASATHGGGPPPGTRGPGTSVHDRNANSYVMVGTFNLPSDGSAVDVHINMEQAPIQSEPRVRLVMAQHMIRDIQTLLSRMECRGGPQAQHSQPPPQTPTMAPEPAALSSPTSEAVESEVPPREPMEAEEVEERAPAQSPELTPSGPAPVGPAPAPETNAPNHPSPAEYVEVLQELQRLESRLQPFLQRYYEVLGAAATTDYNNNQEGREEDQRLINLVGESLRLLGNTFVALSDLRCNLACAPPRHLHVVRPMSHYTTPMVLQQAAIPIQINVGTTVTMTGNGTRPPPAANAEAAPPGPGQASSLAPTSATVESSTEGVPPPGPAPPPTTSHPRVIRISHQSVEPVVMMHMNIQDSGTQPGGVPSAPTGPLGPPGHGQTLGQQVPGFPTAPTRVVIARPTPPQARPSHPGGPPVSGTLQGAGLGTNASLAQMVSGLVGQLLMQPVLVAQGTPGMAPPPAPATASASAGTTNTATTAGPAPGGPAQPPPPQPSAADLQFSQLLGNLLGPAGPGAGGPGMASPTITVAMPGVPAFLQGMTDFLQATQTAPPPPPPPPPPPPAPEQQTMPPPGSPSGGAGSPGGLGLESLSPEFFTSVVQGVLNSLLGSLGARAGSSESIAAFIQRLSGSSNIFEPGADGALGFFGALLSLLCQNFSMVDVVMLLHGHFQPLQRLQPQLRSFFHQHYLGGQEPTPGNIRTATHTLITGLEEYVRESFSLVQVQPGVDIIRTNLEFLQEQFNSIAAHVLHCTDSGFGARLLELCNQGLFECLALNLHCLGGQQMELAAVINGRIRRMSRGVNPSLVSWLTTMMGLRLQVVLEHMPVGPDAILRYVRRVGDPPQPLPEEPMEVQGSERTSPEPQRENASPAPGTTAEEAMSRGPPPPEGGGSREEQDGASAETEPWAAAVPPEWVPIIQQDIQSQRKVKPQPPLSDAYLSGMPAKRRKTMQGEGPQLLLSEAVSRAAKAAGARPLTSPESLSRDLEAPEVQESYRQQLRADIQKRLQEDPNYSPQRFPNAHRAFADDP comes from the exons AGAGCTGTCGGCCATGGAGCCCGGTGATAGTACCAGTACCACTACCAGTATGGAGGAGCCTGACAGCCTGGAGGTGCTGGTGAAGACCTTGGACTCTCAGACTCGGACCTTTATTGTGGGGGCCCAG ATGAATGTAAAGGAGTTTAAAGAGCACATTGCTGCCTCTGTCAGCATTCCTTCTGAGAAACAACGGCTCATTTACCAGGGACGAGTTCTGCAGGATGATAAGAAGCTCCAGGAATACA atgTTGGGGGAAAGGTTATTCACCTGGTGGAACGGGCTCCTCCTCAGACTCAGCTCCCTTCTGGAGCATCttctgggatagggtctgcctcAGCCACCCATGGTGGAGGACCTCCACCTGGTACTCGGGGGCCTGGGACCTCTGTTCATGACCGGAATGCCAACAGCTATGTCATGGTTGGAACCTTCAACCTTCCT AGTGACGGCTCTGCTGTGGATGTTCACATCAACATGGAACAGGCCCCGATTCAG AGTGAGCCCCGAGTCCGGCTGGTGATGGCTCAGCACATGATCAGGGATATACAGACCTTACTATCCCGGATGGAG TGTCGAGGGGGACCCCAAGCACAGCACAGTCAGCCGCCCCCACAGACGCCGACTATGGCCCCGGAGCCTGCAGCCTTGAGCTCTCCGACATCAGAAGCAGTCGAAAGCGAAGTGCCGCCTCGGGAGCCCATGGAGGCAGAAGAAGTGGAGGAGCgtgccccagcccagagcccagaactCACCCCTTCTGGCCCAGCCCCTGTGGGCCCGGCACCTGCCCCAGAGACAAATGCACCCAA CCATCCTTCCCCTGCGGAGTACGTCGAAGTGCTCCAGGAGCTCCAGCGGCTGGAGAGCCGCCTTCAGCCCTTCCTGCAGCGCTACTACGAGGTTCTGGGTGCCGCTGCCACCACGGACTACAACAACAAC CAAGAGGGCCGCGAAGAGGACCAGCGCTTGATCAACTTGGTGGGGGAGAGCCTGCGGCTGCTGGGCAACACCTTCGTGGCCCTTTCTGACCTGCGCTGCAATCTGGCCTGTGCGCCCCCACGACACCTGCACGTGGTCCGGCCCATGTCTCACTACACCACCCCCATGGTGCTTCAGCAGGCAGCCATCCCCATCCAG atcaACGTGGGCACCACTGTGACCATGACGGGGAACGGGACTCGGCCCCCCCCGGCTGCCAATGCGGAGGCAGCTCCCCCTGGTCCTGGGCAGGCCTCGTCCCTGGCTCCCACTTCTGCCACGGTTGAGTCCTCCACCGAGGGGGTTCCTCCGCCAGGGCCGGCTCCCCCCCCGACCACCAGCCACCCGAGGGTCATCCGGATTTCCCACCAGAGCGTGGAACCCGTGGTCATGATGCACATGAACATCCAAG ATTCTGGCACACAGCCCGGTGGAGTTCCGAGTGCTCCCACTGGCCCCCTAGGACCCCCTGGTCATGGCCAGACCCTGG GACAGCAGGTGCCAGGCTTCCCGACAGCTCCGACTCGGGTGGTGATCGCCCGGCCCACCCCTCCACAGGCTCGGCCTTCCCATCCTGGAGGGCCTCCTGTCTCGGGTACTCTA CAGGGCGCCGGGCTGGGCACCAATGCCTCTTTGGCCCAGATGGTGAGCGGCCTTGTGGGGCAGCTTCTGATGCAGCCCGTTCTGGTGG CTCAGGGGACCCCAGGAATGGCTCCACCTCCGGCCCCTGCCACTGCTTCAGCCAGTGCCGGCACCACCAACACAGCTACCACAGCCGGCCCCGCTCCCGGGGGGCCCGCCCAGCCTCCACCCCCTCAGCCCTCCGCGGCCGACCTGCAATTCTCTCAGCTCCTGGGGAACCTGCTGGGGCCGGCAGGGCCCGGGGCCGGAGGGCCTGGCATGGCTTCTCCCACCATCACCGTGGCGATGCCTGGCGTCCCCGCCTTTCTGCAGGGCATGACTGACTTTCTGCAG GCAACACAGACGGCGCCTCCGCCCCctccgccgcccccgcccccgcccccggcccccgagCAGCAGACCATGCCCCCACCGGGGTCCCCTTCTGGTGGCGCAGGGAGTCCTGGAGGCCTGGGTCTTGAGAGCCTTTCACCGGAGTTTTTTACCTCCGTGGTGCAGGGTGTGCTGAACTCCCTGCTGGGCTCCCTGGGGGCTCGGGCTGGCAGCAGCGAGAGTATCGCCGCTTTCATACAGCGCCTCAGTGGATCCAGCAACATCTTCGAGCCTGGAGCTGATGGGGCCCTCG GATTCTTTGGGGCTCTGCTCTCTCTTCTGTGCCAGAACTTTTCCATGGTGGACGTGGTGATGCTCCTTCACGGCCATTTCCAGCCACTGCAACGGCTCCAGCCCCAGCTGCGATCCTTTTTCCACCAGCACTACCTGGGCGGCCAAGAGCCCACACCTGGTAACATACGG ACGGCAACGCACACATTGATCACGGGGCTGGAAGAATATGTGCGGGAGAGTTTT TCTTTGGTGCAGGTTCAGCCCGGCGTGGACATCATCCGGACGAACCTGGAATTTCTCCAAGAGCAGTTCAACAGCATTGCTGCGCACGTGCTGCACTGCACAG ACAGTGGATTTGGGGCCCGTTTGTTGGAGTTGTGTAACCAGGGCCTGTTTGAATGCCTGGCCCTCAACCTGCACTGCTTGGGGGGACAGCAGATGGAACTTGCTGCAGTCATCAATGGCCGAATT CGTCGCATGTCTCGTGGGGTGAACCCGTCCTTGGTGAGCTGGCTGACCACTATGATGGGACTGAGGCTTCAGGTGGTTCTGGAGCACATGCCCGTGGGCCCTGATGCCATCCTCAGATACGTTCGCAGGGTCGGTGATCCCCCCCAG CCACTTCCTGAGGAGCCAATGGAAGTTCAGGGATCAGAGAGAACTTCCCCTGAGCCTCAG CGGGAGAATGCTTCCCCGGCCCCGGGCACGACGGCAGAAGAGGCCATGTCCCGAGGGCCACCTCCTCCCGAGGGCGGCGGCTCCCGTGAAGAACAGGATGGAGCTTCGGCTGAGACAGAGCCTTGGGCAGCTGCAGTCCCCCCA GAGTGGGTCCCGATTATCCAGCAGGATATTCAGAGCCAGCGGAAGGTGAAGCCGCAGCCCCCCCTGAGCGACGCCTACCTCAGTGGTATGCCCGCCAAGAGACGTAAG ACGATGCAGGGTGAGGGCCCCCAGCTGCTGCTCTCAGAGGCCGTGAGCCGGGCAGCTAAGGCAGCCGGAGCTCGGCCCCTGACGAGCCCCGAGAGCCTGAGCCGGGACCTGGAGGCACCAGAGGTTCAGGAGAGCTACAGGCAGCAG ctccgGGCTGATATACAAAAGCGACTGCAGGAAGACCCCAACTACAGCCCCCAGCGCTTCCCTAATGCCCACCGGGCCTTTGCTGACGATCCCTAG